The Streptomyces sp. NBC_00775 genome includes the window CGGGGGACGCGGCGCCAGCTGGCGGAGGAGTCGACTGATCCCAACAAGACGGAGGAGTCGCTCGAAGCGCTCGTTCGCGCCCGCTTGGTGACCCTCGACGCGGAGACCGTGGAGATCACCCATGAAGCGCTGCTCCACGCCTGGCCGCGCCTGCGCGACTGGATCGACGAGGACCGGAACGACCACCTGGTGCGCCAGCAGCTGGAGGAGGACGGCAGGGCCTGGGAGGGCTCGGAGCGTGACTCCTCGCTGCTCTACCGGGGTTCCCGCCTGGAGCAGGCCCACGGCTGGGCGAAATCTGCCGGGCACACCTTCCTAACCCGGAGCGCGGTGGAGTTCCTGGCCGCTTCGGTCAGGCTGCGCAGGCGCACGGTCTGGATCAGCCGTAGCGCCGTCTCGGCTCTGGTCGTCCTGGCGATACTCGCCGCCGGCTCGGCGGTGGTGGCGTGGCAGCAGCGGGACGACGCCGTGTTCGCGCAGGTGATCGCCGAAGCCGATCGCGTCCAGTACACGGATCCGTCGTTGTCCGCTCAACTCGACCTGGTCGCACACCGCTTACGGTCGGGCGACGAGGGCGCGAACAACCGGCTGATCTCGATCGTGAACGCACCTCTGGCCACGCCGCTTCTCGGCCACACCGGCGCCGTCTACCTCACCTCCTTCAGCCCCAACGGGAAGATCCTGGCCACCGCCAGCTACGACCGAACCGTTCGGCTGTGGGACGTGACGGACCGGACTCACCCCAAACCCCTGGGCAAGCCCCTCACCGGCCACACGAGTTGGGTGAGCACCGCGGTCTTCAGCCCGGACGGCCGGACCCTCGCCAGCGCTTCCGACGACGGCACGATCCGGCTGTGGGACGTACGGGATCCCAGCCACCCGCGCCCGCTCGGCGCGCCCTTGACCGGCCATGACGGCACGATCTACCTGCTCGCCTTCAGCCCGGACGGACACACTCTGGCCGCCGCCACCGAAGACCACGTCGTACGCCTGTGGAACGTGAGCGACCCGCGCAAGCCGAGCACGCTCGGCGCTCTGACCGGGCAGACCGCCGCCGTACGCTCCGTGGCCTTCAGCCCCGACGGCCGGACGCTGGCGGCCGGCGGCGACGACACGACGATCAGGCTGTGGAACGTGGCCGATCCGCGTCACCCCAAGCCGATCGCCGCGGTGCTGACCGGCCACACGGACCTCGTGCACTCCGTGGCCTTCAGCCCCGACGGCCGCACCCTCGCCAGCGGCAGCGCGGACGACACCGTCCGGCTGTGGAACGTCGCCGACCCACGCCACGCGGCGCCGCTCGGCGCGCCGCTCACCGGCCACACCGGTCCCATCTGGTCCGTGGCCTTCAGCCCCGACGGATCCATGCTCGCCGCCGCCAGCCAGGACAGTACGGCGAGCCTGTGGAACGTCAGTGATCCGGCATACCCGTCGCAGGTCGGCGAGCCGCTCGCAGGGAGCAGCGGCGAGATGTACGCCCTGGGCTTCAGCCCCGACGGCCGCACCCTCGCCACCGGGAGTGGCGACAACACGGTCCGTCTGTGGTCGATACCGACGTCGGACATGATCGGCCGCATCGGAGCGTTCCGCCAGGACGGGCGGGTGCTCGCCACGGCCGCGAGCGACGGAAGAATTCGTTTGTGGAACGTGGAGACTCCCAGCCGACCCGTATCGCTGGGCAAACCGTTCACGCCCGGGGAGGGTGAGGTGCGTGAGCCGACTTTCTCCCCCGACGGCCACACCCTCGCGGTGCTGACCGGAAATCGCACGGTGCAACTGTGGAACGTCACCGACCCGGCCCGGCCTGTCTCCTACGGGCAGCCCATCGCCCTGCGGACACGGTTCGCGGCTGCCCTGGCCTTCAGCCCGGACGGGCGCACACTGGCAACCGCCTATGACGACCGCACCATCCAGTTGTGGAACATCAGCGACCCCTCCCGTCCGCGTCCGCTCGGCGCGCCGCTCACCGGCCACAAGGGCTACGTCAACTCCCTCGTCTTCAGCCCGGACGGCCGTACGCTCGCCAGCGGCAGCGCGGACGACACCATCCGGCTCTGGAACGTGACGGACCCCCGTCATGCCGCCCGGCTCGGCGCGCCCCTCAAGGGACACCTCGGCCCCATCAACGCGCTCGCCTACAGTCCGGACGGCCATACGTTGGCCAGCGGCAGCGACGACAACACCGTCCGCCTCTGGGACATCACCGACCCCCTCAAGGCGGCCCCGCTGGGCTCCCCTCTCACGGGCCACACCGAAGCGGTCGTGTCGCTGACGTTCAGCCAGGACGGCCACACCCTGGCCAGCGGCGGCAACGACAACACCGTCCGCCTCTGGAACATCACCCACCCGTCCAAGGCCGCCCCCATCGGCCAGTCGATGAGCCCCAACGCCAAAACAGGCAATTTCCTGTCGTTCAGCCCCACGAGCCACATGCTCGGAGTATCGAGCGGCACCGACACCGTCCGGCTGTGGAACCTGGACGTCGACGAGGCCATTCGTCACATTTGCTCAGCCACTCGGGGCGTTCTGACACCGGAAAAATGGCAGGAGTATCTGCCCCGACTCTCGTACGAGCCTCCGTGCGCTGGGTAAGGGAGCCGAGCCCCGACCAGCGGCACGCCCCGAGCACGGTCACGTGATCCGGATCACAACTCCCCATCGCGGCTGAGCAGTTGCCTCCCCCCGCACAAGCAGCCTTGTTACCCTTGGCCATAGCCCGATCGCTGGTGCATCCCCCGTCGCCAGCGGTCGGGCGTTTCCGTGTCTTGCGCCGCCTCACGAGTCCGTCATGGTCATGAACGGTGAGGATGCCTTCGCAGATCGCGGGACGCGGTGGCAAAACAAAGAGCGGGCGCTTCCCACCAGGGAAAACGCCCGCTCTTCTTGATCTTCTGATGTGGGGCTAACAGGATTTGAACCTGTGGCCTCATCCTTATCAGGTCGATCAATGGGAGTCTCCGTCGTCGGGCAACTCGCCCCGCGCCTCGACGGACTGTCCGCCAGGGTTCGGGTTCAACCGCCTCGGTCCGCCCTTGTTGGTGTCAAGCACTGATGTCACCGACGAGGCGTGCCCTTGACAACCCCAACTCAGCGCACTAACTCCCGACACCAAGCAGGCTTCCAAGCTCGAGGTCCACCGCACGTGCTGCCGCACTCACAGGTCCGCCGACGATCGGGATGTTGTCGGCTGTCGCGGCCCCCGAGCTGAGGACCGAGACAGGGACGCGCTTGACGTTCACCAGGTTCAAGACATCGGTGGCATGAGCGGTCCCGGACAGGGTGAGCGCAGCCCCCGCAAGGCCGAGAATCGTAAATGCGCGCTTTGTGTTCTTCATGCGCTGCGAACGATCATCACGCTCAGGGGGTTACGTCCGACCGCCCGGCAGAAGAGACACCCCCAAGCTCCCCACTTCCTCAACTTACGTCTGGGGGTTGGTACCTGCGACGGCACCCCACGCATCGCCTCTGAGCTGAGGGAGAGCGGCCGGCAACTGGCGTCGTCTGTCGGCGTCGACCGCTGTCGGACGGCCCACAGACGGCCCGGCCCAGGGCCCGGATGAGACTCTCGCCGCACCTCCCAACCGAGGATGGGTACGGGCGTGGGTGGGCATCGTCATCTCATGTATCAGGTGCTCATAGCAGGCCTCGCCATAGCCGCCGTGGTCCTCTCGGGGCTAGTCGTGGTGGTCCTGGCGCTGACTGTCAGAACGTGGGACGCCTGGTGGGCCAGATCGGCCCACGCCTTGGTCTTCCTGGCGGCCGCGGCGGCCGTGGCGTTTGGGATCCACTGGGGAATCCATGCCCTACCGCGGGACGGATGCGTGCACCATCCATGCGTGACCGCGCCCGGCGACTAGTCGGCACGGGCCTGGGAAGTCCGTCCGCTGCTCCTGCTCCCTCGGCTCCCACCGCCCCAGCAAGACGCCAGCCGACGAGCGCTGTCCGCTCCACGCGCATGAGGCGGCACAGGCCGACTGATGTCAGCCGTAAATGTCAAAGACCCCCAACCATGATCGGTTGGGGGTCTTTGCACTGGTGGGGCTAACAGGATTTGAACCT containing:
- a CDS encoding nSTAND1 domain-containing NTPase, with the translated sequence MEALSSDSGARTAFAERLALLYKEAGNPPLKSVAEAIVRLHRVDERGRPVRVSVQRISDWRRAKNVPAQFAALAAVLQVLIPEARRLRPAPVSTGLYDLAQWQRLWERAVADPVGDSPATSAGEEEKERSAVEAPALPGGVCPYLGLASYRQQDARWFFGRERSTDALIAQLRAVEKTGGLVMLVGASGAGKSSLLNAGLVTALQNTALGDENSRAREVLQLVPGGDPLSELTRRIPELAQLVSPEEPTAQEPGTRQFADAVREAVTAWAKRETSSAARPVVIVDQFEEAFTLCSDEADKRTFIQLLHAACSPADTGAPAPVLVVLGIRADFYEQCLGYPELADALQHRHMVLGPLTNAELREAVTGPAKAVGLELEPGLAELIVREVSADGPRGAHDAGALPLLSHALLATWQRRKAGRLTLAGYRAAGGIQGAVAATAERAWSGLDPAARTAARLLLLRLVRLGEDTQATRRRGTRRQLAEESTDPNKTEESLEALVRARLVTLDAETVEITHEALLHAWPRLRDWIDEDRNDHLVRQQLEEDGRAWEGSERDSSLLYRGSRLEQAHGWAKSAGHTFLTRSAVEFLAASVRLRRRTVWISRSAVSALVVLAILAAGSAVVAWQQRDDAVFAQVIAEADRVQYTDPSLSAQLDLVAHRLRSGDEGANNRLISIVNAPLATPLLGHTGAVYLTSFSPNGKILATASYDRTVRLWDVTDRTHPKPLGKPLTGHTSWVSTAVFSPDGRTLASASDDGTIRLWDVRDPSHPRPLGAPLTGHDGTIYLLAFSPDGHTLAAATEDHVVRLWNVSDPRKPSTLGALTGQTAAVRSVAFSPDGRTLAAGGDDTTIRLWNVADPRHPKPIAAVLTGHTDLVHSVAFSPDGRTLASGSADDTVRLWNVADPRHAAPLGAPLTGHTGPIWSVAFSPDGSMLAAASQDSTASLWNVSDPAYPSQVGEPLAGSSGEMYALGFSPDGRTLATGSGDNTVRLWSIPTSDMIGRIGAFRQDGRVLATAASDGRIRLWNVETPSRPVSLGKPFTPGEGEVREPTFSPDGHTLAVLTGNRTVQLWNVTDPARPVSYGQPIALRTRFAAALAFSPDGRTLATAYDDRTIQLWNISDPSRPRPLGAPLTGHKGYVNSLVFSPDGRTLASGSADDTIRLWNVTDPRHAARLGAPLKGHLGPINALAYSPDGHTLASGSDDNTVRLWDITDPLKAAPLGSPLTGHTEAVVSLTFSQDGHTLASGGNDNTVRLWNITHPSKAAPIGQSMSPNAKTGNFLSFSPTSHMLGVSSGTDTVRLWNLDVDEAIRHICSATRGVLTPEKWQEYLPRLSYEPPCAG